From Neofelis nebulosa isolate mNeoNeb1 chromosome X, mNeoNeb1.pri, whole genome shotgun sequence:
CCTGGCCCAggttctcttttgtttctttgatgaAGCACTTGTTACAGGACCCCTCCTGGGTGCCCCAGCCTTGTGCTGGGCCCCGCCCTTCAGGTGTTTATTCTGGCCCATGTGGAGCCAACAGCCTGCCCAtctgccctccttccttctcaggaGACAGACCTCTACGTGTACCCTTTCCCTCCtagctccttctctctgtgtctgtcactCCAGGCAGGTCTGCCTGagctcctctctctttcttcccagttGGCGTGTGTGttatctcctctccccctccctccccacttccccccacccattcctctttcctgcccctcccgGCCTTCTGCCTTGCCTCCCACTCcctggtctttctctctctgattacttctctctctccctttcttctttttctctccccccttccctctctgcccccctggtCCTCTCCCCTCGGGTCCCACCCCCGGGAACGCCGTGTGTCCAAAGCTGTTGACTAACCCACTGCGTCTGTATCTGAATGCTGTCTCCAGGTCAGAGCCGGGGCTTCGCCTTCGTCGAGTTTAGTCACTTGCAGGACGCTACACGATGGATGGAAGCCAATCAGGTTGCTTTGCCGCACTTgaacccccccccaaacaaataCTACTTTGTAATCGAGCGCTCCCCATCGCCTGATTCTTATGGACACAGTTCCCTGCCCTGTGGCCCTGtgtcccatcccccctccccgccccctctctctctctcccccttcctgacCCTCACTATCTCCTCTTCCCATCTCTTGCTACCCACCGGGCTTCCCATCAAGAGCCCATTCTCACCACTGGCCCCTTCCTACCAGACGCTATTagctctgcccctccacttcccAGCCGAGCTTTTGGAGAAAgggctgctgggggcggggggaggttcTTCCACCGAGGCTCCCAGTCCCCGGGGACCACCCTGCTCAGGGGTTAGGCAGAGCCAGGACTTCGTTCCACTCTCAGGCGCCACTGGAAGCCTAGCCACTGGGGGACTTAGCTGTTGGCACACTAACTGGCAAGTCCCGTTTGGCCAGCTCTCTCCCTGCATGTGAGTTTGGCCTTTTGATTTTGGTGTGAGCGGCCAGCACTGCTCTGTTGATCTAAAGTAGCAGTCAGATGTGATAGAACTCACTTCAGGTGCCCCGGCCCGCCCCCTGCACCTAACCCCTCCACGGAAGTCACCGCTTGCCCCATTCTGCTGCTGGCAGACCTGCCCTCTCAGCAGAGAGTCCTGCtctagggaagggaagggagcctGCTCCCCTGCCTGGCACGGTCTCCCCACCCAGCAGCTTTGGGACCTTCAGAGACCCAAGGACCTGCTCTGCTCACCCACCCAGAGCCCGGCTCACTGGTGTGGGGCACCGAAGGAAAGCctcaggggaggaaggggcagaagaggtGGAAGCAGGGCTCAGCAGGGCGGCCCTGGGGCCATCTCTGCCCTAATGCTGTGGGCCCAGGACCCAGCCAGCCCCGGGAAGACAGCCTCACAGCAGGAACTTCCATCTCTTAAATAtggctctttctttttcccccttctccagcACTAgcgcgcgtgcgctctctctctctttctctcccctcctctccctcccctccctgtccccctcatCCCGAGTGTAGCCTGTGTAGTGCTGGCCCTGGGTGTGGCCTGGCAGCATCAGGGCCGAGTGGGGGATTTTCCCCCACTGTCCGGCAGGCGTCGGTCAGCCGAGCACTGTGTGCCTGGTGGCGTGTGTTcacgtgtgcgtgcgcgtgcCCGGAAAGGCAGCAAACAGCTGCGCCCGAGGGCTGTggcgctctccctccctccttcccttccttcttcccttgtcCGTTCTCCGACCTCCCTCCGTTCCCTGTCCCTCATCCATCCAGCTGAAGGGCTCGCTCACTCTCTTCTCCTGTGCTGAAACGGTGCGTGGGGCACTGCTGCCCGGGCCTCACTGTGCTCTGCTTTTTCCCGCAGCACTCCCTCAACATCCTGGGCCAGAAGGTGTCCATGCACTACAGCGACCCCAAGCCCAAGATCAATGAGGACTGGCTGTGTAATAAGGTACAGGGGCGGTGGGCAGCGGTTGCCATGGATAGagacggcggcggcggcagcgtcTGTCTCCCTGGGGCCTCTGGGGGTGGCATAGGCGTCGAGGACTGGCTGAGCTCAAGTAGCCACCGTTCCTTGCcgtctacccacccacccacccgcccGCCTGTGCGTACTGGGCTCTCATTGGCGCCAGGCTCTGCCCTCACGTAGTACGGTCTTGGCTGAAGTCCCAGTGGGCTTTCAGCAAATACTTACGTAAGGGACCAACTAGTGACAGTGGAGGCACAATGCGGTGTGTCAGAATGTGGACCTCTGAGCCAGACTGGCTGGAATTAGACCCTCTCAGATCCTCCTTGATCTCTTCCTCGCtttcctcctctctaaaatgTGAATAGCGATGACACCTCTCCCCAGAGGTGGTTGGGAGGATTCCAGTGTGGCGATGAGAGGGTGACACTTGGAACGACACCTGGCCCATGGTTAGCACCCTTTAATGTCTGCCTATACCCCCCCAAAAGAAAGCACAGGGCATGGTGAGAGCCTGAGTCAGGTGACCCGACCTTGATGGCCCCTCCGACAAGGCCATGTCCACCAGAGGCCCAGGGTAGAAGCTGTGGGGTCTTGGAGTCGTATTCCCtacgaggaagctgaggctcaaagGGGTGCCACCGTGGGTGAGCCTTGAGCCATGACTTGCTCCTGATCACAGGGGCCCCGGACGCCACCCTGGGTTCAGGTCTCCCCTGGGGCCAGCCTCACAAGCAGCCCCGAGGTGGCCCGAGACCCCACAGCCAGCCGGTGGTCCTGAGAGCTGGCAGACGCCCCGACTTGCTCCCCCAGAAGAACTCTGCCTACTAGGGGAGTGGCACTGttggtttaaaaagaaagtgttatCAGAAGGCAGGGTGTCTGATGTCTCTGCAGAGGTAGAGATGAAGTAAGTGACAGTGGCACTGTGTCTCTCCTGTATTTTCAGAGACTCCTCAAAAGCAGGGaactccctcctttcccctcctctatTCCCCACATCCTCTTGGTCACCGGGTCCTGTCACTTCTATCACAGAAATGCCCTCCCTTGCAATTCCCATCACCCAGACCAGTTGTCACACGCTCTGTCCCGCTGTGGACCCCTCTTCTGCTGTTCTGgccttgcctctttctctcaccctctcatcTGTAACATTCCTCGAAACCACCTCTAACCacatccttccttctctgcttagGACCTCGCCAACTCTGAACTTAAGCGTGACCACCCTGTATAATCTAACTTCACCTGCCCTCTCCAGCTTCGGCTTTTGTCTGGCCTCACCTTCCTACACCAGCTACAGAAAATCTCTTGTTCCCTTCGCTAGCCATAGCTTCCcagcaaaaccaaagcaaacttCTGGGCCTCCCAGATCAAACATCCCTGCCAACTGTCCCCAGCTAAGTGAGCCATACCCCTCTTGGCCTCTTCCCCTCCGTGGGTCCCCACAGACTAACCTGCCTCCCTGTGCTACATCTGCCCCCTGCTGTGAGGCCTCAAGGATGACAGAGGCCACCCCCTGGCAtacagggcagagcctggcatgggacCAGTGCGCACTACGTGACCACGGAACAGAGAGATTTGGTAGAGGTTGGGGGTTTCTGGAGGCTGGGATGGCCAAGGCTGGTTTCTCAAGAGAATCAACCCAGTTCTTGAGCTAAACGAGGGATGGGAGTCTGACGAGAGTGGCCACTGGCTTTTAGGGGTGAAGACACTGAAAGTCTCTAACAGGGAAGCAAGTTTTAGGAAGAGGAACCTGCTAAAGGGACGAGGAGGGGGTGGCACTTGTAACAGGGGTGGGGGAATTGATTCCTGAGCTGAGGGGATGGCCCTGAGGACAGACTTGAGACTGTGTGAAGGGAAGATCCACAGACTGAGAATGACAGCCGGAGCCCCCTTCCACCCCTGACCCTGGGACCTTCCTTCCTGGAGCATCGTGGGGTTccctgaggtggggagaggggtggtcTCTGGATCCAAGTTTGGAGGGTACAGTGGAGAGCCCCACCTGCTCTGACGGCCTGGCCTGTGCCTCACAGTGTGGCGTCCAGAACTTCAAACGCCGTGAGAAGTGCTTCAAATGTGGTGTGCCCAAGTCAGGTGAGGCCCTCctacctccccacctccctgggactttggtgggagaggggaggagggggaggggccggtGTCCTGGGAGAAGGGTGGCCAGCCTTGGAGCCTCCTTCTTCGTCACCAGCCTGTCTTGTGCCATCCCTGACAGAGGCGGAGCAGAAGCTGCCCCTGGGCGCAAGGCTGGATCAGCAGACGCTGCCTCTGGGTGGACGGGAGCTAAGCCAGGGCCTGCTCCCCCTGCCTCAGCCCTACCAGGCCCAGGGAGTGCTGGCCTCCCAAGCCCTGTCACAGGGCTCGGAGCCAAGCTCAGAGAACGCCAATGACAGTGAGTCAgttgttccttcctttctccctgccctaGGGTGTCTGTCTGGGCTAGACTCTCCAAGCGCAGAGAGATGGCGGTGACCAGGACTTAGCCCTCCCAGGGTCTCTGCTTGGTGGGGGGACACACATGTGATgtagggagagcaggagaggagcgtTGCCCGACTCGACTTTGCGGGTGTGTTGAGAAGGTTCTCAGCAGGTGAGTGACTGAGCTGGGACTTGGACTGACAAGCAGAGTTTATCCAGGAGGAAGAGGTGAGAGGAAGCAGCAGGTGCAAAGACATGGAAGCCAGAGAAGAAGGACAGTGGGGAGCCACCAGAGGGTAGGGCTGGAGCAGGGTGTCAGAGGTGCCCCCTAATGCTGGGCCCCTTCCCACAGCCATCATTTTGCGCAACCTGAACCCACACAGCACCATGGATTCCATCCTGGGGGCCCTGGCACCCTATGCGGTGCTGTCCTCCTCCAACGTACGCGTCATCAAGGACAAGCAGACCCAACTGAATCGCGGCTTCGCCTTCATCCAGCTCTCCACCATCGTGGTGAGGGCGGCACAGGGGGGGGCCGGGCGGCCAGGGTCCCGGCCcccggggcggggaggagggaccCCGaggccagcccccccccccctccccccccccccgccgcggcTCCAAGCCTGGATATGGGGCAGTGGAGCCGGGGACCTCCCCGGGCCTGACCCTTCTGCCTCCGcctaccccctcctccccccaggaaGCAGCTCAGCTACTGCAGATCCTACAGGCCCTGCACCCACCGCTCACCATCGACGGCAAGACCATCAACGTTGAGTTCGCCAAGGGTTCTAAGAGGTCAGGGTTCCACTTGTGTCCTTTCCTAGCTGGCCCCCTGGGCTGGGGCCTCGCGTCTCACTCCCAGTCTCTGACATCCTCTCCAGGGACATGGCCTCCAATGAAGGCAGCCGCATCAATGCTGCCTCTGTGGCCAGCACTGCCATTGCTGCGGCCCAGTGGGCCATCTCACAGGTACTCAGAgactcccctctgccccagcatCCCCATACCGGGGCCACCTCGACCCTCCCGTGCCCTCTCTGCACAGCCTGGAGGGCTGGCTTGCTGTTTTGGCTTTCTGTGGACCCCAGACCCTGTCACAGTGGCTGCCGTGGGCTTTGGGCGCCTCGCTGCAGCTCCCTCCCAGTCACCTCCTCCCAGGCTTTCAACTTCAACACCATCACAGCTGCTTTTCAGCTGCTTTTCGCTTCTGTTTGGTGGTTATTTTATCGTCCTGAATTGTTTCAACTTCTTTAATGAAACGGAGTTTATAAGTGGCTGAAAGAAAATTGGGAGAGGAGAGTAAAGAAGGGGAGGACGGTGTCTTCCTTGATCTGATACCCAGCACACGAACCACACCACACACGTACCAGTGTCAGCCGTGGGAGCACTTTGGCACAAGTCTTCgttcctttcttgtttttgcCACTGTCCTGCCCTGCTGTGGCCGGGTGGCCCTCACACTTCACTTGTCTGAGGCCTGCATGCTTTCTGTCGGCAGACCGGCACAAGCCTCACCTGTGGGCAGATGCTTCTTAGCAGGTTCCCCTCCCCCTGCGCCCCTTCCTCTGCTAATGagcccctcccactgcccctcaggcctcccagggtggggagggtgcctGGGCCACCCCCGAGGAGCCACCGGTCGACTACAGCTACTACCAACAGGATGAGGGCTATGGCGGCAGCCAGGGCACAGAGTCCTCCCTCTATGCCCATGGCTACCTCAAGGGCACGAAGGGCCCCGGCATCGCTGGAACCAAAGGGGACCCAGCTGGAGCAGGTGAGCCCCCAGCATCTCTCCCTGAGCCCGTGGTGGGGGGTCAACGGGCATGGGGTCCTGGGCCCCACCACTAACAGGTATTCTCCCCCCCTCCGTCCCTGGCCCTCTTTACAGgtcctgaggcctccctggaGCCTGGGACAGACTCTGTGTCACTGCAGGCTTTCTCCCGTGCCCAGCCTGGTGCCACACCTGGCATCTACCAGCAATCAGCCGAGGCGAGCGGCAGCCAGGGCGCCGCTGCCAACAGCCAGGTGAGAGAGCCCAGGGTGTGCTGGGGGACAGGCAGGGTtcctgggggggggcgggcactgGCAGACACTGAGCCCTGTTCCCCTGTCTGGCCCCGTGACCAGTCATACACCATCATGTCACCCGCTGTGCTCAAATCTGAGCTCCAGAGCCCTacccatcccagctctgccctgccaCCAGCCACCAGCCCCACTGCCCAGGAGTCCTACAACCAGTACCGTGAGTAGCCACGCCcgtgggtgggagggcagggggagttCCTTAGCAAAGCACAGAAGAGCGTGacgccccttctcccctcccctcccccagctgttCCGGACGTGTCTACTTACCAGTACGACGAGACCTCTGGCTACTACTATGACCCCCAGACTGGCCTCTACTATGACCCCAACTCTCAGGTGATAGGGTGGCCCAGGGAGTGGGTggggtctgtagttctccttaaGGTCTTCCCTCATGCCTTTgcattgcccctcccccagtatTATTACAACGCTCAGAGCCAGCAGTACCTGTACTGGGACGGGGAGAGACGGACCTATGTCCCTGCCCTGGAACAATCAGCCGACGGGCATAAGGAGACGGGGGCCCCCTCGAAAGAGggtaaagaaaagaaggagaagcacAAGACCAAGACAGCCCAACAGGTGAACACTGGGGGTTCAGCAGTCACTGGCTGGCTGCGTGGTGTCTTCCGATGAAGAACGTGCTTCTATCCTCTTTAACCTTCCACTGCCAAGGGCGGAGGGCAGATGTGTGCGTGGTGGCAGTGATTGTGCTTAAGAGAGACCAGGCTCCTGGCCCAGTTCTGCTCTTTGATGCGTGACTGACCTCAAGCCAGGGCAGTCTCCTCAGTATGTGGTAGGGCCACCCACCTCCCTGCGAGGCCAGTGCCATCCATCCAAGCGAGCCCAGTCAGCCTTCCTGTCCCCCAGTGGGAACCCTCAGGTTGCCTGCATGCCTGAAGCCAGGCTAACCCTGCCTGTGGAAACGAACGGGCAGGCAGACCTCCTTTGGGCCCAGAACCCCACTCGTGAGTATGTGTCCGATTGTCCGTCCCAGAGAACTTCTCATGGGCCCCTCAGGGTGCGGGTGGGAAAGCGGCCACAGCAGCGTTTGGTGGGCGTGGGCAGTTGGAGGGAACGTCAGCGTCTGCCTGGGGAAGAAGAGTGTGACAGTCTGGGTGTAGCGCTCAGTGCCGAACCAAGTGCTGAGTAAGAACTAAGTGTTCCCTTGACTACCTGGTAAATGCTAAAAGTCATGTTgtgcttggggtgggggaagcagaaGGTGGAGTGTGGCAGAGTATCACGGGTGTGTGTTAAAATCCTACCCAGAGAAAGCCATTTTGTGCAGCGTGGAATGGTAAGACGATATGAAAGCCCACAGAGAGCGGAATCGTGTGAGTGCCTGTCAGGAGAATGGGGGACACAGCCCAAGAGGGCTTGATGGGGGCCACCGGTGGTAGAATGACGACAAGTAGGGACCGTCACGGCCGTCTCCTCACCTCTTGCTTGAGGCTgcggggtgggaaggggcagtgGACGGAGTTGGCGGTTACAGCAGTCAGAGGGGCCCCGAGAgcctcacccccacccttccccctaGATTGCCAAGGACATGGAACGCTGGGCCCGCAGCCtcaacaagcaaaaagaaaacttcaaaaacagCTTCCAGCCCATCAGCTCCCTGCGAGACGATGAAAGGCGGGAATCAGCTACCGCAGATGCTGGCTATGCCATCCTCGAGAAGAAGGTGTGTTGTGGCCACCCCTCCACTACCCACTCCCCGCCCCAAGTCTTGTCATCTCAACGGTCCCTCTGTGGAGTCCCTGAATCTGTGTGTCCATCTTCCCCAGGGAGCACTAGCTGAAAGACAGCACACCAGCATGGACCTCCCGAAACTGGCCAGCGATGACCGCCCAGTGAGTGGTCGGAgcaggaagaggggtgggggggggcgatCTGGCCAGGCCTGACCTCCCACCCCTACGCTCATGTTCTCCAGAGCCCACCTCGGGGCCTCGTGGCAGCCTACAGCGGGGAGAGTGACAGCGAGGAGGAGCAGGAGCGCGGGGGTCCAGAACGGGAGGAGAAGCTCACTGACTGGCAGAAGCTGGCCTGTCTGCTTTGCCGGCGCCAGTTCCCCAGCAAGGAGGCGCTCATCCGCCACCAGCAGCTCTCTGGGCTACACAAGGTGGCTGAGGGAGGATTGGCAGGGAACCTCAGCTCTGCttggcccggcccggcccggcccggcccggcccggcccagcCCTGCCCGGCCACTTCACACCTCCTCCTGCCTGTCCCCTTGCAGCAAAACCTTGAGATTCACCGACGAGCGCACCTGTCGGAAAATGAGC
This genomic window contains:
- the RBM10 gene encoding RNA-binding protein 10 isoform X7 — protein: MDYRSYPREYGSQEGKHDYDDSSEEQSAEDSYEASPGSETQRRRRRRHRHSPTGPPGFPRDGDYRDQDYRTEQGEEEEEDEEEEEEEKASNIVMLRMLPQAATEDDIRGQLQSHGVQAREVRLMRNKSSGQSRGFAFVEFSHLQDATRWMEANQHSLNILGQKVSMHYSDPKPKINEDWLCNKCGVQNFKRREKCFKCGVPKSEAEQKLPLGARLDQQTLPLGGRELSQGLLPLPQPYQAQGVLASQALSQGSEPSSENANDTIILRNLNPHSTMDSILGALAPYAVLSSSNVRVIKDKQTQLNRGFAFIQLSTIVEAAQLLQILQALHPPLTIDGKTINVEFAKGSKRDMASNEGSRINAASVASTAIAAAQWAISQASQGGEGAWATPEEPPVDYSYYQQDEGYGGSQGTESSLYAHGYLKGTKGPGIAGTKGDPAGAGPEASLEPGTDSVSLQAFSRAQPGATPGIYQQSAEASGSQGAAANSQSYTIMSPAVLKSELQSPTHPSSALPPATSPTAQESYNQYPVPDVSTYQYDETSGYYYDPQTGLYYDPNSQYYYNAQSQQYLYWDGERRTYVPALEQSADGHKETGAPSKEGKEKKEKHKTKTAQQIAKDMERWARSLNKQKENFKNSFQPISSLRDDERRESATADAGYAILEKKGALAERQHTSMDLPKLASDDRPSPPRGLVAAYSGESDSEEEQERGGPEREEKLTDWQKLACLLCRRQFPSKEALIRHQQLSGLHKQNLEIHRRAHLSENELEALEKNDMEQMKYRDRAAERREKYGIPEPPEPKRRKYGGMSAASVDFEQPTRDGLGSDNIGSRMLQAMGWKEGSGLGRKKQGIVTPIEAQTRVRGSGLGARGSSYGVTSTESYKETLHKTMVTRFNEAQ